Proteins encoded within one genomic window of Streptomyces sp. NBC_01314:
- a CDS encoding TraR/DksA C4-type zinc finger protein — translation MVAKKTAEQQSASGRPTVASGGASEGEKAVAVKAAGTKRVARKAVAKKAGTEKAVVRKTAVKKTATRRATTAGEVATAEQVVAEQAATGKSAVGKSTAKSAAKGPSAKKSMVKKAGAAEAAETTGATTVVAKNTPGTATAAKRKPSAVPKARPAAVEPGELAVRPGEDPWSPDEVVEARTELQSEAARLRAELEASERSLTGLMRDSGDGAGDDQADTGAKNITREHELSLAHNAREMLDQTERALDRLASGTYGLCENCGNPIGKARMQAFPRATLCVECKQRQERR, via the coding sequence ATGGTGGCGAAGAAGACCGCCGAACAGCAGTCGGCGTCCGGCAGACCCACGGTGGCCTCGGGCGGCGCAAGCGAGGGTGAGAAGGCCGTGGCGGTGAAGGCGGCCGGCACGAAGAGGGTGGCGAGGAAGGCGGTGGCCAAGAAGGCCGGGACCGAGAAGGCGGTCGTCAGGAAGACGGCCGTGAAGAAGACCGCGACCAGGAGGGCGACGACGGCCGGGGAGGTCGCGACGGCCGAGCAGGTGGTGGCGGAGCAGGCCGCCACCGGGAAGAGCGCGGTCGGGAAGAGCACGGCGAAGAGCGCGGCCAAGGGTCCCTCTGCGAAGAAGAGCATGGTCAAGAAGGCGGGCGCGGCCGAGGCCGCCGAGACGACGGGAGCCACGACGGTGGTTGCGAAGAACACTCCTGGTACGGCTACGGCGGCGAAGAGGAAGCCCTCCGCCGTCCCGAAGGCACGGCCCGCCGCGGTGGAGCCCGGCGAGCTCGCGGTACGCCCCGGTGAGGACCCCTGGAGCCCGGACGAGGTCGTCGAGGCCCGGACCGAGCTGCAGTCCGAGGCCGCGCGGCTGCGGGCCGAGCTGGAGGCCTCCGAGCGGTCGCTCACGGGCCTGATGCGGGACTCGGGGGACGGCGCGGGCGACGACCAGGCCGATACCGGCGCGAAGAACATCACGCGCGAGCACGAGCTGTCGCTCGCCCACAACGCGCGCGAGATGCTCGACCAGACCGAGCGCGCCCTGGACCGGCTCGCCTCGGGCACGTACGGGCTCTGTGAGAACTGTGGCAATCCGATCGGAAAGGCACGGATGCAGGCCTTCCCTCGCGCCACGCTCTGCGTGGAGTGCAAGCAGAGGCAGGAACGCCGCTAG
- the lspA gene encoding signal peptidase II: MAEAERIIGTPDIPEAAGADPEQSDGDNGAAEEQADAAARPRGKRRVAVLFGVAALAYALDLVSKMIVVAKLEHHEPIEIIGDWLKFEAIRNAGAAFGFGEAFTIIFTVIAAIVIVVIARLARKLHSLPWAIALGLLLGGALGNLTDRIFRSPGVFEGAVVDFIAPKGFAVFNLADSAIVCGGVLIVLLSFRGLDPDGTVHKD, translated from the coding sequence GTGGCAGAGGCGGAGCGCATCATCGGTACGCCGGACATTCCAGAGGCGGCGGGCGCCGACCCGGAGCAGTCCGACGGCGACAACGGTGCCGCGGAGGAGCAGGCGGACGCCGCCGCGCGTCCGCGCGGCAAGAGGCGTGTCGCCGTGCTGTTCGGGGTCGCCGCGCTGGCGTACGCGCTCGACCTGGTCAGCAAGATGATCGTGGTCGCCAAGCTGGAGCACCACGAGCCGATCGAGATCATCGGGGACTGGCTGAAGTTCGAGGCGATCCGCAACGCGGGCGCGGCCTTCGGCTTCGGCGAGGCCTTCACGATCATCTTCACGGTGATCGCGGCGATCGTGATCGTGGTGATCGCCAGGCTCGCCCGCAAGCTCCACAGCCTGCCCTGGGCGATCGCGCTCGGCCTGCTGCTCGGCGGTGCGCTGGGCAACCTCACCGACCGGATCTTCCGTTCGCCGGGCGTCTTCGAGGGCGCGGTCGTCGACTTCATCGCGCCCAAGGGCTTCGCGGTGTTCAACCTCGCGGATTCGGCCATCGTGTGCGGCGGCGTGCTCATCGTGCTGCTGTCGTTCCGGGGGCTCGACCCGGACGGGACCGTCCACAAGGACTGA
- a CDS encoding RluA family pseudouridine synthase: MSTIPEIRTLPVPDGLEGERVDAAISRMFGFSRTKAADLAASGKVTVDGSVVGKSERVHGGAWLEVEMPQAPAPVQIVAEPVEGMEIVHDDDDVLVIVKPVGVAAHPSPGWSGPTVIGGLAAAGYRISTSGAAERQGIVHRLDVGTSGLMTVAKSERAYTSLKRQFKERTVDKRYHALVQGHPDPTSGTIDAPIGRHPHHDYKWAVTAEGKPSVTHYDLVEAFRAASLLDIKLETGRTHQIRVHMAAHRHPCVGDLTYGADPTLSKRLGITRQWLHAVRLGFEHPGDGSWVEFESDYPADLQQALDKVREETYA; this comes from the coding sequence GTGAGCACGATTCCCGAGATCCGTACCCTGCCCGTGCCCGACGGCCTGGAGGGCGAGCGTGTCGACGCCGCCATCTCCCGCATGTTCGGCTTCTCCCGTACCAAGGCGGCCGACCTCGCCGCCTCGGGGAAGGTCACGGTCGACGGGTCGGTGGTCGGCAAGTCGGAGCGCGTGCACGGCGGGGCCTGGCTGGAGGTCGAGATGCCGCAGGCGCCCGCGCCGGTGCAGATCGTCGCCGAGCCGGTCGAGGGCATGGAGATCGTGCACGACGACGACGACGTGCTCGTGATCGTCAAGCCGGTCGGCGTGGCCGCGCACCCCAGCCCCGGCTGGTCCGGACCGACCGTCATCGGAGGGCTCGCCGCCGCCGGGTACCGGATCTCGACGTCCGGCGCCGCCGAGCGCCAGGGCATCGTGCACCGGCTCGACGTGGGCACCTCGGGCCTCATGACGGTCGCCAAGTCGGAGCGGGCGTACACGTCGCTGAAGCGCCAGTTCAAGGAGCGGACGGTCGACAAGCGGTACCACGCGCTGGTCCAGGGCCACCCCGACCCCACGAGCGGCACCATCGACGCACCCATCGGACGGCACCCCCACCACGACTACAAGTGGGCCGTCACCGCCGAGGGCAAGCCGTCGGTCACGCACTACGACCTGGTCGAGGCGTTCCGGGCCGCCTCGCTGCTCGACATCAAGCTGGAGACCGGGCGCACCCACCAGATCCGCGTCCACATGGCCGCCCACCGCCACCCGTGCGTCGGCGACCTGACGTACGGCGCCGACCCGACGCTCTCCAAGCGGCTCGGCATCACCCGCCAGTGGCTGCACGCCGTACGGCTCGGCTTCGAGCACCCCGGGGACGGGAGCTGGGTCGAGTTCGAGAGCGACTACCCCGCGGATCTGCAGCAGGCCCTCGACAAGGTGCGGGAGGAGACCTACGCGTGA
- a CDS encoding GNAT family N-acetyltransferase, translating into MSPVPVSYVVRVADDPGDREACFAVRKEVFVAEQGVPEDLEYDAYDAGAVHVLAVRDDGVPLGAGRLLHGEAAAGKTGGAAGVGSLGRLAVVGEARGLGVGVALVRAVEEAARERGLTAVDLGAQTHALGFYERLGYVAYGAEFLDAGIPHRAMRRTL; encoded by the coding sequence GTGAGTCCCGTGCCGGTGTCCTACGTGGTGCGCGTCGCCGACGATCCCGGCGACCGCGAGGCGTGCTTCGCGGTGCGCAAGGAGGTCTTCGTCGCCGAGCAGGGGGTGCCGGAGGACCTGGAGTACGACGCGTACGACGCCGGGGCCGTGCACGTGCTCGCCGTACGGGACGACGGGGTGCCGCTCGGGGCGGGGCGGCTGCTGCACGGGGAGGCCGCCGCCGGGAAGACCGGTGGGGCTGCCGGTGTGGGGTCCCTGGGGCGGCTCGCGGTGGTGGGGGAGGCCCGGGGGCTGGGCGTCGGGGTCGCGCTGGTGCGGGCCGTCGAGGAGGCGGCGCGGGAGCGTGGGCTGACCGCGGTGGATCTGGGGGCGCAGACGCACGCGCTGGGGTTCTACGAGCGGCTGGGGTACGTGGCGTACGGGGCGGAGTTCCTGGACGCGGGGATACCCCATCGGGCGATGCGGCGGACGCTTTAG
- a CDS encoding mechanosensitive ion channel family protein produces MENLLRPLIVIGGSVVLTLLIGWTTDLLLRKADQRHHETPLWGLLRRGRIPYQLVLCAAFLRASYDEAQLLEQHRTAIGRALTLVLIGATAWLVIRIAAAIVETTYSRYARAHRDPARVRRVRTQVTLIMRVVAAIVGVVAVASMLLTFPAMRAAGASLLASAGVLGIVAGIAAQSTLSNIFAGLQIAFGDMVRLGDVVVVEGEWGTVDEITLTFLTVRTWDERRITMPVSYFTSKPFENWSRGGSQMTGTVFLHVDHAAPLPAMRERLRDILRSCPAWDGRHYDLTVTDATPSTMEIRALVTAKDPDDLWTVRVTVREQLIHWLTESHPYALPRVNTADALLPPNHPNGHTDALSPRLTRGRVHEPPRSTGRG; encoded by the coding sequence ATGGAGAATCTACTCCGCCCATTGATCGTCATCGGCGGCTCGGTCGTCCTCACGCTGCTCATCGGCTGGACGACCGACCTGCTGCTGCGCAAGGCGGACCAGCGGCACCACGAGACACCTCTGTGGGGCCTGCTGCGCCGCGGTCGCATCCCCTACCAACTGGTCCTGTGCGCGGCCTTCCTCAGAGCGTCGTACGACGAGGCGCAGTTGCTGGAACAGCACCGGACCGCCATCGGCCGCGCCCTGACGCTGGTGCTGATCGGTGCGACGGCCTGGCTGGTGATCCGGATCGCGGCGGCGATAGTGGAGACGACATACAGCCGTTACGCCCGCGCCCACCGCGATCCGGCCCGGGTGCGCCGGGTGCGCACCCAGGTGACGCTGATCATGCGGGTGGTCGCGGCGATCGTCGGGGTGGTGGCCGTGGCCTCGATGCTGCTGACCTTCCCGGCGATGCGCGCGGCCGGTGCCTCACTGCTGGCCTCGGCCGGGGTCCTGGGCATCGTCGCCGGTATCGCCGCGCAGTCCACACTGAGCAACATCTTCGCCGGGCTGCAGATCGCCTTCGGCGACATGGTCCGCCTCGGTGACGTGGTCGTGGTGGAAGGCGAGTGGGGCACGGTCGACGAGATCACCCTCACCTTCTTGACGGTCCGCACCTGGGACGAGCGCCGCATCACGATGCCGGTGTCGTACTTCACCTCGAAGCCCTTCGAGAACTGGTCCCGCGGCGGCTCCCAGATGACCGGCACGGTGTTCCTCCATGTCGACCACGCCGCGCCGCTGCCCGCGATGCGCGAACGGCTCCGCGACATCCTCCGTTCCTGCCCCGCCTGGGACGGCCGCCACTACGACCTGACCGTCACCGACGCGACCCCCTCCACCATGGAAATCCGCGCTCTCGTCACCGCCAAGGACCCGGACGACCTGTGGACCGTCCGCGTCACCGTCCGCGAACAGCTCATCCACTGGCTCACCGAGAGCCACCCGTACGCCCTCCCCCGCGTCAACACCGCCGACGCGCTCCTCCCCCCGAACCACCCCAACGGCCACACGGACGCCCTGTCCCCCCGCCTCACGCGAGGCCGCGTCCACGAGCCGCCGAGGTCGACGGGCAGGGGATGA
- a CDS encoding dienelactone hydrolase family protein produces MTSAALGVRAPGSVVGPGWHHGLMNIMLFHSTYGPRPAVREAADRLRAAGHEVWTPDLFDGRTFDTVEDGMAFNEKLGREELLKRAVLAAAPYSGRGLVYAGFSLGAATAQTLALGDKNARGLLLLHGTSDIAATASVDDLPVQLHVAEPDPFEPDDWLSAWYLQIRKAGADVEVYRYAGAGHLYTDPGLPDYDEEAAEATWRVALGFLDSL; encoded by the coding sequence GTGACTTCTGCCGCCCTCGGGGTACGGGCGCCGGGGTCCGTTGTCGGACCCGGCTGGCACCATGGCCTCATGAACATCATGCTCTTCCACTCGACCTATGGTCCGAGGCCCGCGGTGCGCGAGGCCGCGGACCGGCTGCGCGCCGCCGGACACGAGGTGTGGACCCCCGACCTCTTCGACGGACGGACGTTCGACACGGTCGAGGACGGCATGGCCTTCAACGAGAAGCTGGGCAGAGAGGAGCTTCTCAAGCGCGCGGTCCTGGCCGCCGCGCCCTACTCGGGGCGGGGGCTCGTCTACGCCGGGTTCTCCCTGGGCGCCGCGACCGCGCAGACCCTGGCCCTGGGTGACAAGAACGCGCGCGGGCTGCTGCTTCTGCACGGCACGTCGGACATCGCCGCCACCGCGTCCGTGGACGACCTGCCCGTCCAGCTGCACGTCGCCGAGCCCGACCCCTTCGAGCCGGACGACTGGCTGAGCGCCTGGTACCTCCAGATACGCAAGGCCGGCGCCGACGTCGAGGTCTACAGATACGCCGGTGCCGGCCACCTCTACACCGACCCCGGGCTGCCGGACTACGACGAGGAGGCCGCCGAGGCCACCTGGCGGGTGGCGCTCGGCTTCCTGGATTCGCTCTGA
- a CDS encoding alkaline phosphatase, with protein sequence MTSRRSHSSPDSPAQPTGSSAPSRRTVVKAAAAGAVLAAPLAAAIPAGAAEAPVFLHGVASGDPLPDGVLLWTRVTPTAAAIPGSGLGPDVKVGWTVALDKAFTNIVAKGSTTATAASDHTVKADVRGLAPATNYWFRFSAGGTGSPAARTRTAPAADATTAGLRFGVVSCANWEGGHFAAYRHLAARGDLDAWLHLGDYIYEYGTGEYGTRDKVVRRHAPTHEIVSLADYRVRHARYKTDPDLQALHAAAPVVAIWDDHEIANDAWSGGAQNHTGGTEGTWAARQSAAKQAYFEWMPVRPAIAGTTYRRLRFGKLVDLSLLDLRSFRSQQVGVGDGEVDDPDRTLTGRAQLDWLKAGLKSSDTTWRLVGNSVMIAPFALGNLTVDLFEPLAELLGLPKEGLALNPDQWDGYTDDRRELLAHLRQNAIRNTVFLTGDIHMAWANDVPVNAGTYPLSASAATEFVVTSVTSDNLDDLVKVPEGTVSALASPLIRAANRHVHWVDTDRHGYGVLDITAARAQMDFYVLSDRTRADATSSWARSYRTRSGTQKVERTYDPV encoded by the coding sequence GTGACCAGTCGCAGATCTCACTCCAGCCCCGACTCCCCCGCCCAGCCCACGGGTTCGTCCGCCCCGAGCCGCCGTACGGTCGTCAAGGCGGCCGCGGCCGGAGCCGTTCTCGCGGCACCGCTGGCCGCCGCGATCCCGGCGGGTGCGGCCGAAGCACCCGTCTTCCTGCACGGCGTCGCCTCCGGTGACCCACTGCCCGACGGGGTCCTGCTGTGGACCCGGGTGACGCCCACCGCCGCCGCGATACCCGGCTCCGGACTCGGCCCGGACGTCAAGGTCGGCTGGACCGTCGCCCTGGACAAGGCGTTCACAAACATCGTCGCGAAGGGCTCGACGACCGCGACCGCCGCCTCCGACCACACCGTCAAGGCGGACGTACGCGGCCTCGCACCCGCCACGAACTACTGGTTCCGCTTCTCGGCCGGCGGCACCGGCTCGCCCGCCGCCCGCACCCGCACCGCCCCGGCCGCCGACGCCACCACCGCCGGCCTGCGCTTCGGCGTGGTCTCCTGCGCCAACTGGGAGGGCGGCCACTTCGCCGCCTACCGCCATCTGGCGGCGCGCGGCGACCTGGACGCGTGGCTGCACCTCGGCGACTACATCTACGAGTACGGCACCGGCGAGTACGGCACCCGCGACAAGGTCGTACGGCGGCACGCGCCGACCCACGAGATCGTCTCCCTCGCCGACTACCGCGTCCGGCACGCCCGTTACAAGACCGACCCGGACCTGCAGGCCCTGCACGCGGCCGCGCCGGTCGTCGCCATCTGGGACGACCACGAGATCGCCAACGACGCGTGGTCGGGCGGCGCCCAGAACCACACCGGAGGCACGGAAGGCACCTGGGCGGCCCGGCAGTCGGCGGCCAAGCAGGCGTACTTCGAGTGGATGCCAGTGCGCCCGGCGATCGCGGGCACCACCTACCGCCGGCTGCGTTTCGGCAAGCTCGTCGACCTGTCGCTCCTTGACCTGCGGTCCTTCCGCTCGCAGCAGGTGGGCGTCGGCGACGGCGAGGTCGACGACCCGGACCGTACGCTGACCGGCCGGGCCCAGCTCGACTGGCTGAAGGCCGGGTTGAAGTCCTCCGACACGACCTGGCGCCTGGTCGGCAACTCGGTGATGATCGCCCCGTTCGCCCTCGGCAACCTCACGGTCGACCTCTTCGAACCCCTCGCCGAGCTGCTGGGCCTGCCGAAGGAAGGGCTCGCCCTCAACCCCGACCAGTGGGACGGATACACCGACGACCGCCGCGAACTCCTCGCCCACCTGCGGCAGAACGCGATCCGCAACACGGTCTTCCTCACCGGCGACATCCACATGGCCTGGGCCAACGACGTGCCGGTCAATGCCGGTACGTACCCGCTGTCGGCCTCCGCCGCCACCGAGTTCGTCGTCACCTCGGTCACCTCCGACAACCTCGACGACCTCGTCAAGGTCCCCGAGGGCACCGTCTCCGCGCTGGCCTCCCCGCTGATCCGCGCCGCCAACCGGCACGTCCACTGGGTCGACACCGACCGGCACGGCTACGGCGTCCTGGACATCACCGCCGCGCGGGCGCAGATGGACTTCTACGTCCTCTCCGACCGCACGAGGGCCGACGCGACGTCGTCCTGGGCGCGCTCGTACCGGACGCGGAGCGGAACGCAGAAGGTGGAGCGGACGTACGACCCCGTGTGA